In Cupriavidus basilensis, one genomic interval encodes:
- a CDS encoding MarR family winged helix-turn-helix transcriptional regulator: MTNPKLSLSDFATYRLHRIVKQFDRGIAQAYSETLGLSLSEARTLAAIGEFGPFLVIDLARFANLDKSQASRAADHLIKQGLVRREPSPTDGRAVLISLSAEGKPLFEKIMRIAASRHETLVSALSPKERAVMERALGKLLAQVEAML; the protein is encoded by the coding sequence ATGACAAACCCCAAGCTCTCCCTCTCCGACTTCGCCACGTACCGCCTGCACCGTATCGTCAAGCAGTTCGACCGCGGCATCGCGCAGGCCTATTCGGAAACGCTGGGCCTGTCGCTCAGCGAAGCCAGGACGCTCGCCGCCATCGGCGAGTTCGGCCCCTTCCTGGTCATCGACCTTGCGCGCTTCGCCAACCTGGACAAAAGCCAGGCCAGCCGCGCGGCCGATCACCTCATCAAGCAAGGCCTGGTCAGGCGCGAGCCATCCCCCACCGACGGCCGCGCGGTGCTGATCTCGCTGTCCGCCGAGGGCAAACCGCTGTTTGAGAAGATCATGCGGATCGCCGCCAGCCGCCACGAGACGCTGGTGTCCGCGCTTTCCCCCAAGGAGCGCGCGGTGATGGAGCGCGCGCTGGGCAAGCTGCTAGCGCAGG
- a CDS encoding FAD-dependent oxidoreductase — MYQREVHAASLPVLHPGGMDAPRQVVIAGGGPVGLAVALALARHGIPSVVLEADDGTCEGSRAICISRRSLEILDALGVAAPVLDKGLAWTGGRSYYRNEEVLHFTMPHEPGQAFAPMVNIQQYYIEQYLLDAIARYPDLIEIRWQNRVTAVTQDSNGVTLAVAAGDRAYTVRADWLVAADGGRSAVRDALGLSLRGMQYEGRYVIVDIAIDAPREVERLAWFDPPSNPGSTILLHQQPDQVWRIDYQVGEHEDAEQAVKPENVLPRVASHLKMMGVTAPWEPLWISIYNAKCLTLDSYVHGRALFAGDAAHLVPIFGVRGLNSGFDDAFNLAWKLALAVRGKASPGLLTSYSTERVAAARENMRFGAKSTEFMAPPSPAFALMREAVLGLSAAHAELRSLINPRQTSPAVFADSPIAVTDDPAFKAGPAPGATLPDMPLVGPHGTPASLVRCIGKGFTAFCFAGAGQDLDDAVPGLRQLCDSGLELDCHLIAGTAPAAGRLADPQDAVRRALDAVDGTLYLVRPDGYVSGRWRQARAGDVRNAIALAMQID; from the coding sequence GCTGGCGGTCGCGCTGGCCCTGGCCCGCCACGGCATTCCCAGCGTGGTGCTGGAAGCGGACGACGGCACCTGTGAAGGCAGCCGGGCCATCTGCATCTCCCGGCGCTCACTCGAAATCCTCGACGCGCTCGGGGTTGCCGCCCCGGTCCTGGACAAAGGCCTCGCCTGGACGGGCGGCCGCAGCTACTACCGCAACGAGGAGGTGCTGCACTTCACCATGCCGCATGAGCCCGGGCAGGCCTTTGCGCCCATGGTCAATATCCAGCAGTACTACATCGAGCAATACCTGCTCGACGCCATCGCGCGCTACCCGGACCTGATCGAAATCCGCTGGCAGAACCGCGTTACCGCCGTCACGCAAGACAGCAACGGCGTGACGCTGGCGGTAGCCGCGGGCGACCGTGCCTACACGGTGCGCGCGGACTGGCTGGTGGCAGCCGACGGCGGCCGCAGCGCCGTGCGCGATGCGCTAGGCTTGTCGTTGCGCGGCATGCAGTACGAGGGCCGCTACGTCATCGTGGATATCGCTATCGACGCCCCGCGTGAGGTCGAGCGGCTGGCATGGTTCGATCCGCCGTCCAACCCCGGCTCCACCATCTTGCTGCACCAGCAGCCAGACCAGGTGTGGCGCATCGACTACCAGGTCGGCGAGCACGAGGATGCGGAGCAGGCCGTCAAGCCGGAGAATGTGCTGCCTCGCGTAGCGAGCCACCTCAAGATGATGGGCGTGACCGCGCCTTGGGAGCCGCTGTGGATCTCGATCTACAACGCGAAGTGCCTCACGCTGGATAGCTACGTGCACGGCCGCGCGCTCTTTGCCGGCGACGCCGCGCACCTGGTGCCCATCTTTGGCGTGCGCGGCCTGAACAGCGGCTTCGACGATGCCTTCAACCTCGCCTGGAAGCTCGCGCTTGCCGTGCGCGGCAAGGCCTCCCCCGGCTTGCTGACTTCCTACTCCACGGAGCGCGTGGCGGCGGCGCGCGAGAACATGCGCTTCGGCGCGAAGAGCACGGAGTTCATGGCCCCGCCCTCGCCTGCCTTTGCCTTGATGCGTGAAGCCGTGCTGGGGCTATCGGCGGCGCACGCGGAACTGCGCTCGCTGATCAACCCGCGCCAGACCAGTCCGGCGGTCTTTGCCGACTCGCCCATTGCCGTGACGGACGACCCTGCCTTCAAGGCCGGTCCGGCGCCGGGCGCCACGCTGCCTGACATGCCGCTGGTCGGCCCGCACGGCACGCCGGCTTCGCTGGTCCGCTGCATCGGCAAAGGCTTCACAGCGTTTTGTTTCGCCGGCGCCGGCCAGGATCTGGACGACGCGGTGCCCGGGCTGCGCCAGCTTTGCGACAGCGGCCTCGAACTGGATTGCCACCTGATTGCGGGCACGGCACCCGCAGCGGGACGGCTGGCCGATCCACAGGATGCCGTGCGGCGCGCGCTGGACGCCGTCGACGGCACGCTGTACCTGGTCCGCCCGGATGGCTACGTCAGCGGCCGCTGGCGCCAGGCCCGCGCCGGCGATGTGCGCAACGCCATCGCCCTTGCCATGCAGATCGACTAA